In Nitrospirota bacterium, a single genomic region encodes these proteins:
- a CDS encoding NAAT family transporter, with protein MLEWTAYIKIFTTLLAIVNPLGAIPIFISLTGSMASGERRRIINTASITVVVVLIVAALLGKPLLDFFGISIASFKVGGGILLLLMAISMMQAKYAQTKQTPEEEAEAEEKESIAVVPIAMPLLAGPGAISTIIIYADASPHVLHITLLIISSILIALLTWVALNIASPLRGVMSKTAINIATRLMGLLLAAISVEFISGGLTVLLPGLR; from the coding sequence ATGCTTGAATGGACAGCTTACATCAAAATATTCACCACGCTCCTGGCGATCGTGAACCCCCTTGGAGCGATCCCGATCTTTATCAGCCTGACCGGCAGCATGGCTTCAGGAGAGCGCAGACGCATCATAAACACCGCAAGCATAACTGTTGTCGTGGTCCTGATCGTGGCTGCGCTGCTCGGCAAACCGCTGCTTGATTTCTTCGGTATAAGCATCGCCTCGTTCAAGGTAGGTGGCGGCATTCTGCTTCTGCTCATGGCAATATCGATGATGCAGGCAAAATACGCGCAGACAAAGCAGACCCCTGAAGAAGAGGCTGAAGCTGAAGAGAAAGAAAGCATTGCCGTGGTGCCGATCGCCATGCCGCTTTTGGCAGGCCCAGGCGCCATATCGACCATTATTATCTACGCTGACGCCTCGCCCCATGTCCTTCATATCACGCTGCTCATTATCAGCAGTATTCTGATTGCGTTACTGACGTGGGTCGCGCTGAATATCGCAAGCCCTCTCAGGGGCGTGATGAGCAAGACAGCGATCAATATCGCAACCCGCCTCATGGGCCTGCTTCTGGCAGCTATTAGCGTTGAGTTTATTTCCGGCGGCCTGACCGTGCTTCTGCCGGGACTGAGATAG
- the hisH gene encoding imidazole glycerol phosphate synthase subunit HisH, with the protein MIAIVDYGMGNLRSVEKGFQKVGVNAKVTSSPQVIDDARAVVLPGVGAFRDCIKNLTDLTLTETVIRSIQKGKPFLGICLGLQVLFSESEEFGTCKGLDLFRGKVLRFGTGMKVPHMGWNTVSLTKRPPLFDGIDDNSYFYFVHSFYVVPEDKEIISGTTDYNGSFTSMIWKDNVFATQFHPEKSQELGLRILKGFGTFAAKA; encoded by the coding sequence ATGATAGCAATTGTTGATTACGGTATGGGCAATCTGAGAAGTGTTGAAAAGGGCTTTCAGAAGGTCGGCGTAAACGCAAAGGTAACTTCGAGCCCGCAGGTGATCGATGATGCGCGGGCAGTGGTATTGCCCGGTGTTGGCGCCTTCAGAGACTGCATAAAGAACCTTACTGACCTGACGCTTACCGAGACCGTGATCCGGTCCATCCAGAAGGGTAAACCTTTCCTTGGCATATGTCTCGGGCTTCAGGTGCTCTTCAGTGAATCAGAAGAGTTCGGGACCTGCAAGGGGCTCGACCTATTCAGGGGAAAGGTTCTGCGGTTCGGCACAGGCATGAAGGTCCCGCATATGGGATGGAACACGGTCTCTCTGACAAAAAGACCGCCCCTGTTCGACGGCATTGATGACAATTCCTATTTCTATTTCGTGCATTCCTTCTACGTTGTTCCTGAGGATAAGGAGATCATCAGCGGGACCACGGACTATAACGGCAGCTTCACCTCCATGATCTGGAAGGACAATGTCTTTGCGACCCAGTTCCACCCGGAAAAGAGCCAGGAGCTTGGCCTCCGGATATTGAAGGGTTTTGGCACGTTTGCCGCAAAGGCATAG
- the katG gene encoding catalase/peroxidase HPI, with protein MNEDSKCPVTGKSGRTTADRGRSNRDWWPSQLKLDILHQHSSKSNPMSPDFNYAREFRKLDLAALKKDLSVLMTHSQDWWPADWGHYGGLFIRMAWHSAGTYRTGDGRGGGGTGNQRFAPINSWPDNGNLDKARRLLWPIKRKYGNKISWADLMILTGNVALESMGFKTFGFGGGRVDIWQPEEDIYWGSEDKWLGDKRYSGDRKLEDPLAAVQMGLIYVNPEGPNGNPDPVASGRDVRETFARMGMNDEETVALTAGGHTFGKAHGAGDPKLVGPEPEAAPLEEMGFGWKNSFGTGKGVHTTTSGIEGAWKPNPTKWDSGYFDMLFGYEWELSKSPAGAHQWHAKDVKPEHMIPDAHDPSRKHRPMMTTADLSLRFDPIYEPIARRFHKDPKAFADAFARAWFKLTHRDMGPKVRYLGPEVPAEDLLWQDPLPAVDHPLIDARDIADLKARVLASGLSIAELVSTAWASASTFRGSDKRGGANGSRIRLAPQKDWEVNQPEQLARVLGVFETIQQVFNSTQTGGKKVSMADLIVLAGCAAIEAAAKAAGYGVEVPFFPGRTDASQDQTDLKAFAVLKPEADGFRNYQKTTFAVSAEEMLVDKAHLLTLGAPEMTVLVGGLRMLGTNADRSQHGVFTKRPGTLTNDFFVNLIDMDTVWKPMSDARDTFEGRDRTTGALKWTATRVDLVFGSNSQLRALAEVYAQDDAKEKFVHDFVAAWNKVMNLDRFDLI; from the coding sequence ATGAACGAAGACAGCAAGTGCCCGGTTACGGGCAAATCAGGTAGAACAACTGCCGACAGAGGCAGATCGAACCGCGATTGGTGGCCCAGTCAATTGAAGCTCGATATCCTGCATCAGCATTCCTCCAAGTCAAACCCGATGAGCCCAGATTTCAACTACGCCAGGGAATTCAGGAAGCTTGATCTGGCCGCCTTGAAGAAGGACCTGTCCGTGCTGATGACCCACTCGCAGGATTGGTGGCCAGCCGACTGGGGCCACTACGGCGGCCTGTTCATCCGCATGGCTTGGCATAGCGCCGGCACGTACCGCACCGGTGACGGACGGGGTGGCGGCGGCACCGGCAACCAGCGTTTTGCGCCAATCAACAGCTGGCCAGACAATGGCAACCTGGACAAGGCGCGACGCCTGCTCTGGCCGATCAAAAGGAAATACGGCAACAAGATCTCCTGGGCCGACCTGATGATTCTAACCGGCAACGTGGCGCTGGAGTCCATGGGCTTCAAGACCTTCGGTTTCGGCGGTGGTCGCGTGGACATCTGGCAGCCCGAGGAAGACATCTACTGGGGTTCCGAGGACAAGTGGCTTGGGGACAAGCGCTACAGCGGCGATCGCAAGCTGGAGGACCCGCTGGCTGCCGTGCAGATGGGCCTGATCTATGTGAATCCCGAAGGCCCCAACGGCAACCCGGACCCCGTGGCCTCGGGCCGCGATGTGCGCGAGACCTTCGCCCGCATGGGCATGAACGACGAAGAGACCGTGGCCCTCACTGCCGGAGGCCACACCTTCGGCAAGGCCCACGGCGCAGGCGACCCGAAGCTGGTCGGCCCCGAGCCCGAGGCCGCCCCTCTGGAAGAGATGGGCTTTGGCTGGAAGAACAGCTTCGGCACCGGCAAAGGTGTGCACACCACCACCAGCGGCATCGAAGGCGCATGGAAACCCAATCCCACGAAATGGGACAGCGGGTACTTCGACATGCTCTTCGGCTATGAGTGGGAGCTGTCCAAGAGTCCGGCCGGCGCTCATCAATGGCATGCCAAGGACGTGAAACCGGAGCACATGATCCCCGACGCCCACGACCCGTCCAGGAAGCACCGGCCCATGATGACCACGGCCGACCTGTCGCTGCGCTTCGACCCCATCTACGAGCCCATTGCGCGCCGTTTCCATAAGGACCCGAAGGCCTTTGCCGACGCCTTTGCCCGCGCCTGGTTCAAGCTGACCCACCGCGACATGGGTCCTAAAGTGCGCTACCTCGGCCCTGAAGTCCCGGCCGAAGACCTGCTCTGGCAGGACCCGCTCCCGGCCGTCGATCACCCCCTGATCGACGCCAGGGACATCGCCGACCTCAAAGCCAGAGTTCTGGCATCCGGCCTGTCGATTGCGGAGCTGGTCTCTACTGCCTGGGCCTCGGCCTCCACCTTCCGCGGCTCGGACAAGCGCGGCGGAGCCAATGGCAGCCGCATCCGTCTGGCACCGCAGAAGGACTGGGAAGTGAACCAGCCCGAACAGCTGGCTCGGGTGCTGGGTGTGTTCGAAACCATTCAGCAGGTCTTCAACAGCACTCAGACAGGCGGTAAGAAGGTCTCGATGGCGGACCTGATTGTGCTGGCCGGCTGCGCAGCGATCGAAGCAGCGGCCAAGGCTGCCGGCTATGGCGTGGAGGTGCCCTTCTTCCCGGGCCGCACAGACGCCTCGCAAGACCAGACCGATCTGAAAGCGTTCGCTGTGCTGAAGCCCGAGGCCGACGGTTTCCGCAATTACCAAAAGACGACTTTCGCCGTGTCGGCCGAGGAGATGCTGGTGGACAAGGCACACCTCCTGACCCTGGGCGCGCCCGAGATGACGGTGCTTGTTGGCGGCCTGCGCATGCTGGGCACCAATGCAGACCGGTCGCAGCATGGCGTCTTCACGAAACGACCCGGGACCCTGACCAACGACTTCTTCGTGAACCTGATCGATATGGACACCGTGTGGAAGCCCATGTCCGATGCCAGGGACACGTTCGAAGGCCGCGACCGCACGACAGGCGCGCTCAAGTGGACTGCCACCCGGGTTGATCTTGTATTCGGCTCAAACTCGCAGCTGCGCGCACTGGCTGAGGTCTATGCGCAGGACGATGCAAAGGAAAAGTTCGTGCATGACTTTGTCGCAGCCTGGAACAAGGTCATGAACCTGGACCGCTTCGACCTGATCTGA
- a CDS encoding ATP-dependent metallopeptidase FtsH/Yme1/Tma family protein: MYWRYIAALAITTVVIFTWSTFFNVSPPPRYTINYTQFMEQLDAGTIKSVSIKKLDVNGELVREISLQFPGEQKPVQVKYFQTVLPSFQGEQLLSLLKEKNVVITIESGEQGFFLQTLIGLLPWVLIIGIWILIMRKSQQIQGGPGGLFTFGASKAKLFDAKKPGVTFKDVAGMDNVKMELRETIEFLKDPSRFEKIGAKVPKGVLLIGPPGTGKTLLARATAGEAEVPFYSISASEFIEMFVGVGASRVRDMFKKAKEAHPSIIFIDEIDSVGRTRGTGLGGGHDEREQTLNQLLSEMDGFDPHTEVIVMAATNRPDVLDPALLRPGRFDRHIVIDRPGWKERKAILEIHARGKLLSDNVDFEILARGTPGMTGADLENLANEAALVALRKGKEKIDMHDFEEAEDIILMGAVREETISDKEKRITAYHEAGHTLASWELPGADPIYKVSIIPRGMAMGVTQLLPEEDRHYYPRTYLMDKLGIALAGRVAEKLVFNDISSGAQNDLKEATSLAEKMVAQWGMSDRVGPINLGRGEEHPFLGRELSSPKRYSEEMAWIMDQEIQKLIMDAESKATEMLSGKRQILDALAEALIKDEILERADVERIIQGSNS; this comes from the coding sequence ATGTATTGGAGGTATATCGCAGCGCTTGCGATAACCACCGTGGTCATCTTCACCTGGAGCACCTTTTTCAATGTCAGCCCTCCTCCGCGCTATACCATAAACTACACGCAGTTCATGGAGCAGCTGGACGCCGGGACCATCAAATCCGTTTCGATAAAGAAACTGGATGTGAACGGAGAACTGGTCAGGGAAATCAGTCTGCAGTTCCCGGGCGAACAGAAACCGGTTCAGGTCAAATATTTTCAGACCGTGCTGCCGTCTTTTCAGGGCGAACAGCTTCTATCCTTACTGAAGGAAAAGAACGTGGTCATAACCATAGAGTCCGGAGAGCAGGGATTCTTCCTGCAGACCCTGATCGGGCTTCTGCCGTGGGTGCTTATCATCGGCATCTGGATCCTGATCATGCGGAAGAGCCAGCAGATCCAGGGCGGTCCCGGAGGGCTCTTTACGTTCGGCGCAAGCAAGGCCAAACTATTTGATGCAAAAAAACCGGGTGTGACCTTCAAAGACGTTGCCGGCATGGACAATGTAAAGATGGAATTGAGGGAAACCATAGAGTTCCTGAAAGACCCGTCCCGGTTCGAAAAGATAGGCGCCAAAGTGCCTAAGGGTGTGCTTCTGATCGGGCCTCCGGGAACAGGCAAGACCCTCCTTGCACGTGCAACAGCAGGTGAGGCAGAGGTCCCTTTTTACAGCATCAGCGCTTCCGAGTTCATTGAGATGTTCGTGGGGGTCGGCGCCTCACGCGTCAGGGACATGTTCAAGAAGGCGAAGGAGGCCCATCCGAGCATTATTTTCATAGACGAGATCGACTCTGTGGGACGAACGCGCGGCACCGGTCTTGGCGGCGGACATGATGAACGGGAACAGACCCTGAACCAGCTTCTGAGCGAGATGGACGGGTTCGATCCTCACACCGAAGTGATCGTCATGGCTGCAACGAACAGGCCTGACGTGCTGGACCCTGCGCTGCTGCGTCCCGGAAGGTTCGACCGGCATATCGTGATAGACCGGCCGGGATGGAAAGAGCGGAAAGCGATACTCGAAATTCATGCGCGGGGCAAGCTGCTTTCGGATAACGTAGATTTCGAGATCCTTGCGCGGGGAACACCCGGCATGACCGGCGCTGACCTTGAGAATCTTGCGAATGAAGCTGCGCTCGTTGCCCTGAGAAAGGGCAAGGAAAAGATAGACATGCATGATTTTGAAGAGGCAGAGGACATCATCCTTATGGGCGCAGTCAGAGAAGAGACCATAAGCGATAAGGAAAAGCGGATCACTGCATATCATGAGGCAGGACATACTCTGGCTTCATGGGAACTACCTGGCGCTGATCCGATCTACAAGGTCAGCATTATCCCGCGCGGCATGGCCATGGGCGTCACACAGCTCCTGCCCGAGGAAGACAGACATTATTATCCGCGCACCTATCTCATGGACAAATTGGGCATAGCCCTTGCCGGAAGGGTGGCAGAAAAGCTCGTCTTCAACGACATCAGCAGCGGCGCACAGAACGACCTGAAGGAAGCAACATCCCTGGCTGAGAAGATGGTGGCCCAGTGGGGAATGAGCGACAGGGTCGGCCCGATCAATCTCGGCCGGGGAGAAGAACATCCGTTCCTCGGCAGGGAGCTCTCTTCACCAAAGCGGTACAGTGAAGAGATGGCCTGGATCATGGACCAGGAGATCCAGAAGCTGATCATGGATGCAGAATCAAAAGCGACTGAGATGTTGTCCGGAAAACGGCAGATTCTTGACGCGCTTGCAGAGGCCTTGATCAAAGATGAGATCCTTGAAAGAGCGGATGTGGAACGGATCATACAGGGAAGTAATTCATAA
- a CDS encoding sigma-54-dependent Fis family transcriptional regulator: MQKNNILVVDDEKNILKVVSMTLKSLYEVDTARTAEEAIEKFNKQKYELVITDLKLPGKSGIDLLEYIKSRDSNMPVIMITAFGTIENAINAMKKGAFNYLTKPVNPDELMTVIREAIEKYELKKENITLKTELKQKYVFSSIIGKSAPMQEIFDTVRMVSKTQSNILIIGESGTGKELVARAIHYSSNRAEKPIVTIDCASIPPEIMESELFGHEKGAFTGAHERKTGLLEHAHEGTVFLDEIGELDINLQKKLLRFLQEREIQRVGGSQKIKLNVRIVAATNKNLEQEVRDKRFREDLFYRLNVVTVIMPALRERKDDIPLLANHFLERLNQIEGKLITGFDDNVISAFLSHSWPGNVRELENVVERAYVLCPNITISLKYLPETIVHLAEGQRESLDQMNLLDTEKKLIVKALNGSDWNQSKAAEVLGITRKQLRTKMQRHNLLPR; the protein is encoded by the coding sequence ATGCAAAAAAATAATATCCTTGTTGTGGACGACGAAAAGAATATTCTCAAGGTCGTTTCCATGACCCTTAAGAGCTTGTATGAGGTCGATACGGCCAGGACTGCTGAAGAGGCTATCGAGAAATTCAATAAGCAGAAGTATGAACTCGTAATTACAGATCTGAAGCTCCCCGGCAAGTCAGGTATCGACCTGCTCGAATACATAAAATCGCGGGATTCCAATATGCCGGTCATTATGATAACAGCATTCGGCACCATAGAGAATGCGATAAATGCGATGAAAAAAGGAGCTTTTAACTACCTCACCAAGCCGGTCAATCCTGATGAGCTGATGACAGTGATCAGGGAAGCGATCGAAAAATACGAGCTGAAAAAAGAGAACATTACCCTTAAAACAGAACTGAAGCAGAAATATGTATTCAGCAGCATTATCGGAAAAAGCGCTCCCATGCAGGAGATCTTTGATACCGTTCGTATGGTTTCAAAGACCCAGTCGAATATTCTGATTATTGGAGAAAGCGGCACAGGCAAGGAACTCGTTGCACGGGCAATTCACTATAGCTCCAACAGGGCTGAGAAGCCGATTGTGACTATCGATTGCGCTTCCATCCCTCCGGAGATCATGGAAAGTGAACTGTTCGGCCATGAAAAGGGCGCGTTCACCGGCGCACATGAGAGGAAGACCGGACTGCTGGAGCATGCCCATGAGGGAACGGTTTTTCTGGATGAAATAGGCGAACTGGACATTAATCTGCAAAAGAAACTGCTCCGGTTTCTTCAGGAACGGGAAATTCAGCGAGTCGGCGGTTCGCAGAAAATAAAGCTGAACGTGCGCATCGTCGCTGCAACTAACAAGAACCTTGAACAGGAGGTCAGGGATAAGAGGTTTCGTGAAGATCTTTTCTACCGGCTGAACGTCGTAACCGTGATCATGCCGGCACTAAGAGAGAGAAAGGACGACATCCCTCTGCTCGCCAATCACTTTCTTGAACGGCTGAATCAGATAGAGGGAAAGCTGATCACCGGTTTTGACGATAATGTGATCAGCGCATTCCTCAGCCATTCCTGGCCCGGTAATGTGAGAGAATTGGAAAATGTCGTGGAACGGGCATATGTCTTATGCCCGAACATTACGATAAGCCTGAAATACCTTCCTGAGACGATCGTTCATCTTGCAGAGGGACAGAGAGAATCACTTGATCAGATGAACCTGCTCGATACCGAGAAGAAGCTGATCGTCAAGGCCCTCAACGGATCAGACTGGAACCAGAGCAAGGCAGCTGAGGTGTTAGGCATTACGAGAAAGCAGCTCAGAACAAAGATGCAGAGACATAATCTGCTGCCCCGATAG
- a CDS encoding superoxide dismutase family protein translates to MKQSLFIAVLVMGLLTALPVFAADVSVTMNLVNEQGIGKSIGTVTISEGPKGLVLTPKLIDLTPGLHGFHVHQNPDCGAGTKDGKQVPGLAAGGHYDPASTGKHEGHEGKGHLGDLPALTVGADGTASTAVTAPRLKMADVKGRSLMIHAGGDNYSDQPAALGGGGARVACGVVK, encoded by the coding sequence ATGAAACAGTCACTATTCATTGCAGTTCTTGTCATGGGGCTTCTAACAGCTCTCCCGGTGTTTGCCGCTGACGTATCAGTAACGATGAACCTGGTGAATGAACAGGGCATCGGTAAAAGTATCGGCACTGTCACGATTTCCGAAGGACCGAAGGGCCTGGTCCTCACCCCGAAGCTCATTGATCTAACGCCCGGGCTCCATGGGTTCCATGTTCACCAGAACCCTGACTGCGGAGCTGGCACAAAGGACGGCAAGCAGGTCCCAGGCCTTGCAGCAGGCGGACACTATGATCCAGCCTCAACCGGCAAGCATGAGGGCCACGAGGGCAAGGGACACCTCGGCGATCTCCCGGCACTCACTGTCGGGGCCGATGGGACGGCGTCAACTGCCGTTACTGCTCCTCGGCTCAAGATGGCTGACGTCAAAGGCCGCTCGCTCATGATCCATGCAGGCGGGGACAATTACTCTGACCAGCCGGCTGCTTTGGGTGGCGGCGGAGCGCGTGTTGCATGTGGCGTAGTTAAGTAA
- a CDS encoding HAMP domain-containing protein, which produces MSLALKFSIAVTVLIILSMSAVATLIITYQKEALGQSAFESNLAMSKNLAHDAAEPLLMFDPLRLEELVKTVQEATSCRYALIVDEKGTIVAHTQRDRLGSTIPEKDRPDMLRRSTDMKALVKEQITDTEPVKEFSHPIMIGSEGLGMATVAYSRKDMEAVIEERMSRLKKYIYMITGIMLLAGIAGAFIVSHYLTKPLKRLKDRMLDVQSGNLDVEVENPRLIKCWERLDCAKKDCPSYGGVRCWAVAGTFCHGEVQGSFAQKIGDCRKCVVYQESCGDEIHELVEVFNQMLKDLRYNLQELEKVNSEKARMERLSALGEMASTVAHETKNPLNAIKLAASYLKNNFQGELLTEFLGIIEEEASRLNEISSNFLGFSKPAPLNLKRCSINAIVDATVDLIRQEATDRNIEIIVLKDENLPLMPCDFSGIKQALLNLLINAMDASTAGDTISVSTEAAKGVASLIVQDTGKGMSAEETEKVFKPFFTTKTRGAGLGLAIVDRIIKEHGGEIEVDSVPGKGTKFTITMKAREYAKK; this is translated from the coding sequence ATGAGCCTTGCGCTCAAATTTTCTATTGCTGTCACTGTATTGATAATCCTGTCGATGTCAGCTGTTGCTACCCTTATCATTACGTATCAGAAAGAGGCCTTGGGTCAGAGCGCCTTTGAGAGCAACCTGGCCATGAGCAAGAACCTTGCGCACGATGCTGCTGAACCGCTTCTGATGTTCGACCCGCTGAGGCTTGAAGAACTGGTGAAGACGGTTCAGGAAGCAACCTCCTGCCGGTATGCGCTGATCGTGGACGAAAAGGGGACGATCGTAGCTCATACACAGAGAGACAGACTCGGATCGACAATACCGGAAAAAGACAGACCGGATATGCTCAGACGTTCGACAGATATGAAGGCCCTTGTGAAGGAGCAGATCACTGACACCGAGCCGGTAAAGGAATTCTCTCATCCGATCATGATCGGGAGCGAGGGACTCGGCATGGCAACAGTTGCATACTCACGAAAAGACATGGAAGCTGTCATTGAAGAAAGAATGTCGAGATTGAAAAAGTATATTTATATGATCACCGGCATCATGCTTCTTGCAGGAATTGCCGGTGCATTTATAGTCTCTCATTATCTCACAAAGCCTCTCAAGAGACTCAAGGACAGGATGCTCGATGTCCAGTCAGGCAATCTGGATGTGGAAGTCGAAAATCCCAGGCTGATAAAATGCTGGGAACGGCTTGACTGTGCGAAGAAAGACTGTCCTTCATACGGCGGGGTTCGGTGCTGGGCTGTGGCCGGGACGTTTTGTCATGGCGAGGTGCAGGGCTCCTTTGCGCAGAAGATCGGAGACTGCAGAAAGTGCGTAGTGTACCAGGAGTCCTGCGGCGACGAGATACATGAGCTTGTGGAGGTTTTTAATCAGATGCTGAAAGACCTGCGATACAATCTTCAGGAGCTGGAGAAGGTGAATTCGGAAAAGGCACGGATGGAACGGCTGTCGGCGCTTGGTGAAATGGCGTCGACTGTTGCACACGAGACCAAGAATCCGCTGAATGCCATAAAACTGGCAGCTTCGTATCTCAAGAATAATTTTCAGGGGGAGCTGCTGACAGAGTTTTTGGGCATAATTGAGGAAGAGGCTTCGCGGCTCAATGAGATATCTTCGAACTTTCTCGGTTTTTCCAAACCGGCGCCTCTCAACCTGAAACGATGCAGCATAAATGCAATTGTCGATGCAACGGTCGACCTCATACGGCAGGAGGCCACCGACAGGAATATAGAGATCATTGTGCTGAAAGATGAGAACCTTCCCCTGATGCCATGTGATTTTTCAGGAATAAAGCAGGCGCTCCTGAACCTGCTGATTAATGCGATGGATGCGTCTACGGCGGGTGACACGATAAGCGTTTCCACTGAAGCAGCAAAAGGAGTTGCTTCCCTTATCGTACAAGATACAGGCAAAGGGATGAGTGCAGAAGAGACAGAGAAGGTCTTCAAGCCTTTTTTCACCACAAAGACACGGGGGGCCGGCCTTGGGCTTGCTATAGTCGACCGCATTATTAAAGAGCACGGCGGCGAGATCGAGGTTGACAGCGTGCCCGGCAAAGGCACAAAATTCACCATAACCATGAAGGCGCGTGAATATGCAAAAAAATAA